The following proteins are encoded in a genomic region of Brachypodium distachyon strain Bd21 chromosome 1, Brachypodium_distachyon_v3.0, whole genome shotgun sequence:
- the LOC100824663 gene encoding ATP synthase subunit gamma, chloroplastic, with translation MSCSHLSTAWSSSALASSSTRRRGASSSSSSSLVVRCSLRDLRNRIESVRNTQKITEAMKLVAAAKVRRAQEAVVSSRPFSEALVEVLYNMNQEIQTEDIDLPLTRQRSVKRVALVVLTGERGLCGAFNNNVLKKAESRMEELRQLGVEYTVISVGKKGNAYFQRRPYIPSERFLELAGIPTVKDSQAICDLVYSLFVAEEVDKVELLYSKFVSLVRSDPIIQTLLPMSPKGEICDVNGICVDATEDELFKLTTKEGKLTVEREKIKIETQPFSPVVQFEQDPVQILDALLPLYLNSQILRALQESLASELAARMSAMSSATDNAIDLRKNLSIIYNRRRQAKITGEILEIVAGADALSG, from the coding sequence ATGTCGTGCTCCCACCTCTCCACCGCGTGGTCCTCCTCCGCGCTCGCCAGCTcctccacccgccgccgcggcgcaagcagcagcagcagcagcagcctcgtGGTGCGGTGCTCCCTCCGCGACCTCCGCAACCGCATCGAGTCCGTCCGCAACACGCAGAAGATCACGGAGGCGATGAAGCtggtggccgccgccaaggtCCGTCGCGCGCAGGAGGCCGTGGTCTCCTCCCGCCCCTTCTCCGAGGCCCTCGTGGAGGTGCTCTACAACATGAACCAGGAGATCCAGACGGAGGACATCGACCTACCCCTCACCCGCCAGCGCTCCGTCAAGCGCGTCGCCCTCGTCGTCCTCACCGGCGAGCGCGGCCTCTGCGGCGCCTTCAACAACAACGTGCTCAAGAAGGCCGAGTCCCGCATGGAGGAGCTCAGGCAGCTGGGCGTGGAGTACACCGTCATCAGCGTCGGCAAGAAGGGGAACGCCTACTTCCAGCGCCGCCCCTACATCCCCTCCGAGCGCTTCCTCGAGCTCGCCGGCATCCCCACAGTCAAGGACTCGCAGGCCATCTGCGACCTCGTCTACTCCCTCTTCGTCGCCGAGGAGGTCGACAAGGTGGAACTGCTCTACTCCAAGTTCGTCTCCCTCGTCCGCTCCGACCCCATCATCCAGACGCTGCTGCCCATGTCCCCCAAGGGCGAGATCTGCGACGTCAACGGCATCTGCGTCGACGCCACTGAGGACGAGCTCTTCAAGCTCACTACCAAGGAAGGCAAGCTCACCGTCGAGCGCGAGAAGATCAAGATCGAGACGCAGCCTTTCTCCCCCGTCGTCCAGTTCGAGCAGGACCCCGTCCAGATCCTCGACGCGCTCCTCCCGCTCTATCTCAACAGCCAGATCCTGCGTGCCCTCCAGGAGTCGCTTGCCAGCGAGCTCGCCGCCAGGATGAGCGCCATGAGCAGCGCCACGGACAACGCCATCGATCTCCGGAAAAATCTCTCCATTATCTACAACCGTCGGCGCCAGGCCAAGATCACTGGAGAGATCCTGGAGATCGTCGCCGGCGCGGACGCCCTCTCCGGCTGA